The genome window aaaaattgtttatatgtaaaattgtgTTTTTCCTATTGCTGTtatctttaaaatataaaatatttaatgtacataaaatgTTGTCTGCAAATTTGTACCTACTGATTTGACTTCATTTGATGAACTGTACTATTGATGAAGTCCACCCATTCATAAATAGTTGGCCTTCCTCATTACTCATTAGTGGAGTTTTTATTGTGGGTTTGAAGAGTGTGATGAGGAAAGAGAAGATggtagaaagaagaaaaataaaaataaaaaaaaaaactaaaagctGATatgcaaagaaaaataaataaataaaagtaaagccTAGCTATTACGCGCCCGCATGGGTAATAGCTGTCACGCAACAATCAGGAAGTGCAGCAAAGATGAAGTGGGTCTCACTACTCTGCAAAACCCCTTCATTTGCAGGAGATATTTTCATCCTCTCTCTCATCCCTCTCTCTCTTCCAAGTGACAAATTCCTTCTTAAAACTTGTGCTAAATTAACTATTGGGAGAGCCTTGAATATTAAGATTTATgaaatcacaattcacaataatGTGTGCGCGGCAATGagcttatttaaaaaattctacAATTTTGCCTGTACAGATGATCGAGTGAGCGAAACATAATTTTTGCATCAAAAGATCatgagtttgattattgttaaACACCCTTTTGATCATGTACATCACACATGATTTTCTTAATGTGATTTACTTCTCTTACATGGTATACGGACTATTACACAGGAGCCTTGTTTACCCATTGTACACCATGGGATAGTGACttataaaaaatcatgtatgCTATTATAAATAGATCAGAAAATGTCAGTGacatttgtgtgtgtgtgtgtgtgtgtatcatcCGGTTGAAGATGCACTTATACAATTTGACTCTTATTCGAGACAAGGGAGCTTGACTTAAAATTCATTagtaattattttaccaattaTCCCGAGTTGTTACAAAAATGTTACAATTCTTCCTATTTATAACAATAAGTATGATGCATTTTCCCCGAtgtaaattcttttaaaattttatgggcaagtaatatttttcttttgaaacaaTAACCAATATTcctttattgaaaattaaaaaacaaaacaaaacaaaatctaaaatatCTCTACAACATTATCTATGATGAAACTTGGATATTTATTTAGGcctatataaataattattggtATTAATGGGTCCCAATCTATGTGCTAAAATTACTTGATGCAGCCCCTTGTCTTTGGATCCACCTAACAATTTATCtctgttattttttaaagtaaacaCCATCTATCAAACCTTCACCAAACATCCCCTTGTTTGGATTTATTTATCCTAAAAGTATCACAAGGATTGTTGGCTTGCAGTCACCTGTTTGAGTGAGAATtaagattatattttaaaaaagcaATAATGTGTGacttaacttttaaaaaagtaagtatatttttttaaaaaaatatatatattatgaataagtaaCATATGTTAGagaaaagtattaattataaatgGATCTCAAAGGCAATTTATctttgtattaattaaaatttgaataaaaaaataaaggtcAAATAAATCTCTCATTagttacaataatataatttgactcgtttttttttaaagcgcacattttttattttaatttgatggtTGTCTCTAATTATCTCGAGTCGATATTTGATTActaactaaatttatttttaattagcgGTAGAATCAGTAAATTTATTGGCACCCAATAAATGGAAGACACATCAAGAATGAAAAAGATGgtaaagaaaagaaattttcaaaatataaaataatttttaggtATAAAAAACTTACATTTgaaaaatgtgcaattcaaccatttATTCTCTATAATATTCCAATCATCCATTTACACAAATGCCAAAAATGatacttatttataattttctatttatGCGACGTTGTAGTAAAATCTATTTTagaattttgtaaaataaaaaaaaaattagaaaaacatATTGAAGGCAACTTATTTGAAGGTTTCCGGTATGGAGACAGTCTGTCTCCTTTGTTTCCAGGTAGAGACGAAGGAGGGGACGAAAGTAGAGCTTTTAATACAAGCTGACGGGGTAGGACAGGCCAAAGCCCGTCAACCCACGAGTCTAGGTGGggtaggtaaaaaaaaaattgttctctTTAGTGGACCTAGATTTTACTGGCCTAGACTGTCCCGTCCATGGCTCGCAGGCTAGGCAGGTCCTCGCCAGACAACCCCCTTTTTTGTGTTCTTAACAATAACATAAGTATAAacaatatatactaatatacatACACTGAAACAAGAGGGTGGGACTGCAGGGCTGGAAGCGATGGACGGCTAAAGCCGGGAGGCACTAACCAAGACGGCGAGACTAGCAACGGACATGACTACATGGCGAGACTGGCAACCGGGGTGAGTGGCATCGAGAAGAGGCGGACAGTGGACTAGCTGGAGAAGGCGACGTGAGTACTAGAGTTGTGGAGAGGGCAGAGGCGGTGTCTAGGGTCGTGGAGAGTTGAGACCGGAATACTAGGGTTAATGGGTTATGTTACGAAAttcatctcaatcaaagttggcaAGATAAtcaagaatacttagaaaaattcaaacaaaaagtagtaCTCCCTATCTctctctatcccattttatctgtcatacttactatttattagtcaaacaaactatttcttctttatttattttctttagtatttttatttattttaaatttgattttttttttgtgtttaatagtacttttagtgtagtttctaaatatataaattttgtatagtaatattaaacttaatattatgaaaaggtggattaaaaataacttcagtcaagcctcgttaatcaaaccagacacataaaatgggacggagggaatatttatttagactatcgtttttagacAAAGTATTTTAactcgattttacaaagttgcaaacatttattttagtgacaattatagtgaattttctatattaccTTGCATTCATAtgctttgagttacatatttaaataaacaaatttgagATTCAATTACCTATATATGAACTTCtcgtatataatcttgcattgatatactttcaaatatttatttaaatataaatatcagaTATTAACACATTCGCGCAATGAGCATGGAAaactagttattattattataaaattcatGTAAGATTGCTACATAAATATAAACTGCATCATCAATGTGTAATAATACTATACGAAATATGAAGTTAATTAATGATGATTATAAAGAGAAAACGAGTAGGCATGTGATGGCTGATACTGCGGACCCATCAGACAAAACGAGTCCCCAAAATGGTTTGATTGTCAAAAAGAAGCTTCTCTTTCTGCcaatatctctctctctctctctctatctctatctctctcgTGCCTTACAAACCTTTTGCCCAACAAACCATTATTTTTACTCCATGAAACACCCTTCGTCTTTGACAAGGCTATAAATGCTAGAGATAGCCCTTTTTTTCTGTGGTTTCTTTTCACCTTCTCTTAGCTACTAAGGCACACACATTTAACCATCGCgctttatatacatacatacacaacCGCACACACAAAGTATTTATATAACACcaagattttatatatatatacatatatctctctctctgtatAGATGTGCGTACAAGGTTGTTTTGTCGGAGCCTTGAATTTGTTTGTGTTTATTTCCAGAGGGCAGTTCTTGAATTGTAGGGAAATAgggagaggaagaggaagagattCAATGGACTTTTGCACATACCTATCTCGTGCTTTGCCTTCTTCTCCTGCGTTTGCTTCTCTTTCTTTTGGGAATTTGGCTGATAGGGCCAAGGGATTCTTCACCCTTGCCGTCTCTACCGTCATTGGCAATGTCTTCTCCTTCATTTTCACCTGCTTCTTTGCTGTCGGTATGTTTTGCGGTTTTATTTTGGAGATTCGATTGCTCAGAATTCTTGATTTGTTTATGATTAGGGGTTGCATATTCTCAATCTGTGATCTGGGTTGTTTGGATTTCGTTTGCTTTgattatgaattgaatttttgttCTTGAAACTCCAGTATTTGATTCAGGATGGGTTTCCAATTGTGGGGCCTTTTCgatatttagtaaaattaacCAAACAAGGAAGAATCTTTTTCCAATTAGGTGCAGCTTTTAGATGTTTGAAAAACTGAGCCAAAAAGGGAAGAATCTTTGAAGTTATCTGCCAAACAAAAATACAGAAAGGAAGAGTCTTTTGAGATATTTTCCAGACATAATAAAGTTAGATACTTTGGAGTTCAAACACAAGTTATATCATCGTACCTTTTGGTTTCTTTAAGAATGTTCAAGGTTGCATATGGCATGCTGCATTTATCCTTATTATGTGGATGGTTGTGTGTTGAAATTTTGTTTGGGTGACGAGAAAAACCCACAACCACTGCTCTGAGGGCGTGTATGGGTAAACATTTTACCTGCCTTATGATCTTAGCAGGCAAAGGACCAAAGGGTATATTAGCGTAGGTTGTCCCATTAGGCAAAGGACCAAAGGACCTGCCTTATGATCTTAGCGTAGGTTATCTTAGCAGGTAaccagctcaaaccaaaaaggtcaaTTAGATGCTCCCATTAGGATTTGAATTTGAAACAGcccgaccaacttggttggggttgcTCCCGTGTGTTGAAATTTTCTTTTGTGGAGAGGTATCCTTTGCCTTAAAGCAGAAAGGCTTGGTTCCACTGCATTTATCTTTATTATGTGGATGGTTGTGTGTTGAAATTTTCATATGCGGAGAGGGGCATCCCTTTTCATATATCAGAAACTGCTTTGAATATTCATGGCTGTTACTAATCAAGGAATTGGGTTTGTTCTGGCAGTTGGAACCTTGTTAGGAGCAATGACTGGAGCTCTGATAGGCCAAGAGACGGAGAGCGGCTTTATTAGAGGCGCTGCAGTTGGTGCTATCTCTGGAGCTGTTTTCTCTCTCGAGGTCTTAGAATCATCAATGCTGCTGTGGCAGTCAGATGAGTCCGGGATCGGGTGTCTCCTGTACTTGGTAAGAAAACACGACTTCTTAGTTCTGCGTTGTGATCACTGACCACTAGTGTGATATTAAGCGGCTTGTGTAAGTTGTGGACGTTTTGGATCGATGGCTAAACTGTACTCTTATGTAACGCTAATCTGAGCTAACTTTGCATCTGTTTGT of Ipomoea triloba cultivar NCNSP0323 chromosome 3, ASM357664v1 contains these proteins:
- the LOC116011848 gene encoding NEP1-interacting protein-like 1 produces the protein MCVQGCFVGALNLFVFISRGQFLNCREIGRGRGRDSMDFCTYLSRALPSSPAFASLSFGNLADRAKGFFTLAVSTVIGNVFSFIFTCFFAVVGTLLGAMTGALIGQETESGFIRGAAVGAISGAVFSLEVLESSMLLWQSDESGIGCLLYLIDVIASLLSGRLVRERIGPAMLSAVQSQMGAVETTYEEASNIFDTGGAKGLPRDSVERVPKIVISSDNNVDASGERVSCSVCLQDFQAGETVRSLPQCHHMFHLPCIDTWLLRHGSCPLCRRDL